The Penaeus chinensis breed Huanghai No. 1 chromosome 6, ASM1920278v2, whole genome shotgun sequence genomic interval ggagacatttctactctcccaacatgctcaacttcaacacctttactcccacaactttcttcatcaaccatcccatctccccttattactaccttacaaccttattgcccacctccccgtaacactacacccttcaacactactccctcctccacacgtccccgcacttctactacccccacctctacaagaatcctaaatactctatttagcccagcaaaatgggaccgatttttcgtgatccctcccacagctccctactctcaaaacaccctcctcttccaacaatgcctccaaaaacaagtaggcaaagtctctttccgttgccgacgcgaccactcccgtctcgtcacagtaacaactgaaaaccaagctatagcattaacaaaattactgatctatgtggtaatcccatccctacagaacctcatccaaccctcaatacttgcactggaactgtctctatctccccaacagattgcccaatccatgacaaagaatggtcagattgtggagaggacttactcgcttgtctcacagactatgatgcaacatatgtacaatgctactccattcctcccagaggaaatcgtaagaaatccatcaacattgccaaaattactttccgtagacatgaccttccctttaatgtttacataggtggggaatccctacctgtccgaccataccaacctcctcctcatcagtgccaaaattgttggcatttaggacatcctgccaaacattgccgttccacagccagatgcccgctatgtaccCAACCtgaccatactcgatcaaattgctctgcacaatcacgcacatgtgcaaactgtggcggcccccataatgtattttatagaggctgccccacctacaaatttgagtctgaggtagcaactctcagattcagacttggactcactctacgtgaagccagacaggaagcacgtcgacaaggcttttctcttaccccctactccagtaatgtcgctcactctgccaatccccctacctcccaagctcctacaccctctcctaaatccaacccccctccatctaacttcccctgttctacctcctaccttccccagtcaaattcttttgccatcctaaacccagacactccaatctctacccaatcaaattcttttgctatcctaaatccagacaccccaatcactactacagccccaacaccttcccctctcccttcccgcactacccgcagcagacagaataaatgttccaccccctcttccctacctcacaatcacctccaccttcctttgcccctattcagacaccagacttctcttccccccctcacaagaaaacctttatctcacaaaactccccaaccaactccactacagatatccagaactacataatcgagtcccaaactaatactcatccaccttcaaattctacaactcccgctccctccacactcaaagtgactgccgatatccatcctcctcctactcatattctccctacacccaatcctcctaccccatcccaacaaaacccattccccctgactccagccccacctatattaaccctcccactaccccctctatcccttccactccctcctggatacacacgtgaaaccttcatgtcacaagtaccctcttccccagaccctctacctcccgacacccctcctgatacaacaccacctccccaacctcattctttatcacaccctctagcaccttccccttcaaattctccaacacgcactgcaatctttgccagtaaatcaacgaaagtataactatccttcattggaacattcgcggtttcagaatgttcctctttcagtcccacatattctattgtcatgcccacgtcctccctacatagacatcccaacttatcagacatccttacagaatctcacactttctgctttgacaacctgttttccttcctcaaacgcatatatatccttcacttgatctaacccctttacattacctcatccgaccctaacccattcactcaccaattccttaacccagctttaacaactaatcactaacccaaccatccttcacaaacattaactatagtgctatatgaccttagatgtctagcacatttattttgtttttaaccattaaccattaaccatctctctctctctctctctctctctctctctctctctctctctctctctctctctctctctctctctctctctctctctctctctctctctctctctctttctctctctctctctctctctctctctctttctctttctgtctctttctctctctctctctctctctctctctctctctctctctctctctctctctctctctctctctctctctctctctctctctctctctctctctcccctctctctctctctctctctcccccctctctctctctctctctctctcccctctctctctctctctctcccccctctctctctctctctctcccccctctctctctctctctctctcccccctctctctctctctctctctctcccccctctctctctctctctctctcccccctctctctctctctctctctcccccctctctctctctctctcccccctctctctctctctcccccccctctctctctctctctctccccccccccctctctctctctctctcccccccccctctctctctctctctctcccccctctctctctctctctctctcccccctctctctctctctctctctcccccctctctcccccccctctctctctctctctcccctctctctctctctctcccctctctctctctctctctctctctctctctctctctcccctctctctctctttctctcccccctctctctctctctctctccccccctctctctctctctctcccccccctccctctctctctctctcccccctccctccctctctatccctccttctccctccctctccctccctccctctctctctccctccctctctctctccctccctctctctctccctcccgccctccctccctccctccctccctccctccctccctccctccctccctccctccctccctccttctctttctctccctcccagttTGTTGGAGAGTGTAAGGTCAGTAGGCCTGCAATTCATTAATTTTTCACAGCCCCATCAATGTATGTGTTATTTCACTGTGGAACTTGTTGGGAGCTATAGTATGTACAGATAATGTAGTAGTAAAATTTAACATTTTCTGGTCCCAACAGAGCTATCCGCATGGTGAATCCAATAAAAACCCCAGCCCCAAGCTTAAAGATAGTCCTAAACAATGCTGGTGAAGCACACAGTGTGTATTACTGCCACCTTTGCGGATGCGAGTATCAAGTCAAGTACAATCTACAGAAGCACTTAGCAACTAGGcatacagaggaggagagagatgctgTACCTGAGTaagtttttccctttctgtttgctGGAGGAGAAATATTTAATTTggattttgttatttgttcttttattattgttgacgtGTAATTCATAATTGAGTTCAAGAATTCTTAATTTGACCTTGTCCTTCCTTAGGTTAAAAGGGCATTAAAGCAAATTGTGTGGAGACAATAGTCATAAAGggaattaatttttttcttcctatcaaATAGACAGTGcactttcaatattttttttgccAGTATTGTGAAATTTTGTCAAGCTTTTCTGTTCAAGTAAAAGAATTtcataatcaaaaataaataaacaatgatgtTGCTGCTGATGTTATTTGTCATCCGCATTAACAGAGAAGTGATGCAGTGCAATGTCTGCTCAGCTTTATTCTACTCCAAGAGAGCATACGAGgcacacaatcaccatcatcgtgAGAGTGACCTATATGCTACCAATGAAGAAATGAGGTAGGTCCCTTTATATGTTTGGAAATTTTGTCAAATTGTCAGTTATTGGAATTATTGTAAAGAAACAGGGGTTCTGCATTACATCAACATAGAAAAGTATCATGGTCAATTAAATGGTTTAGTTAGGCTTCTTTTCTTAAATTTCCATAGGCAACAAGTTGTCCAGAGAATTGATCAAGATTTTGACCAAAGGCGAGTACCCACAACAGTCGAGCGTTATCTCTCTGCATCTGCAATAAGCTCCAATCGTTCAGCCACATGGCGCAACATCAGGGCTGCTAAAAGGAACCAAGAAATAACACAAACTTCTCCAATATGTGAAGCAGCCCAGGAGAAGAGTATACCTCTGGTAGCTACAGATAATGAGAATAGCTTAGTTCATAGTAAACCAGATATCAGTACCATGAGTAACACAATGGGCACAGAACCTCCCAATGTGGTTGATTGCTTCTTACAGGAGAATGACTCATGCTGGGAATCACAAGGACAGGTTAGCAGAAAAAGACTGattgatgatggagaagaagaccAAGAGATCAGCAGACTTGGAACTGTGAACCCTGATACAGTAATGCCAAATCCTGGAATGATACTAGGGCAAAGTAATGAAGACctagagagtaataatgatgaaaagccACAGGAGACAAAAGTAAGGGCTGAAAAGACTCAAGAGTTTGGAAGTGATACTGAGAAGCAGGACGAGTCTGAAATGGCAGAAGAACAGGACATACATCAAAGTAAAggagataataatgacagtgaagaGAGTGATGGAGATCTGGTGGTAAGTGCATTACTTTTgttggataagaaaaaaatatatattgatagctcATAAAGGAGATGTGTAAATTATATTCCTTTATAGATAAAATTAACcagttttatatatatcagcCATTTGCTCTCCTGATTTAAAGGTGGAGAAAATAGTGGGAATGCGAAAAGCTACAAATGGCAGAGAATTCCTAGTAAGATGGCAGGGATTTGAGCCTGCAGACGACAcctgggagagggaagagttctTGAGTTGTGGAAATCTTATATCTGATTTCCTCAAGAACAGAAAggtgagaaaagaaaaactacTTGTTTTTATGTACTAttacctctttattttttccatgatATAACAAGTTAATGTTATTTCTTAGTTTTATAGTTTTCTTGGCAATATCAATGCAACATACTTGAAGACAAACACTTTATAACCAAATTGTATAAAACTCCATTATTCCAGAGTGCAGCAGTCAGACTAGGAAGAGAGTACAAATGCACATGTAGTGATGATAAAATGAGCATCAACTATGACTTAACCTTTTGGGTCTGGGTGCCTCACAGCTCATACATGGACCAAATCCCAGGCATTAAGCTTATTTGAGTGGTGACTTTCCTGGGTGTGTGCTATAAGCTTCTATTCTGCCTGTGCTATTTTGCCATTTTTTGAGGTCTATATTTGCAATTTGTTATGCTGTATAAAGATGGTAATTGACAGTTTTACTTGAGTAGACTCCATATTATatgaaataacaatattagtaattaaCAGTCTGTTATTTAAGTTATTTTgctatattttcataatattcaattttccatAACACCCTGTGCCAgcatggctcacagatggtatCTTCCACCCTCATTTACCCTtcctaaataataatattaaaaataataataataataataataatagtttagttTGATACCATTTGTTacgatggatattcttggtgtgacatactgtctgtttcattttgcttctatatTATCCCCTGTgttcaaggaatggccagggttaccatctactggtggcaagggatttgaacgcaggattgctagacaagatcactaccgctgcaccacagccCACTGACTTTAATTTCTCTTTGAGAGTTTTGTGCTCCTACAGTTAAATGTTCTCATCACCTGCCAtttggcagcaaaattttgtgaTGACACATTCCTGGATTCCAGCCCTTCAGCCTAATTTTTCCACGATAACACATTCCTGTCCTCTGCCACTCACCAAATTTTTCATGAAGTGACACCCGTGTCACCCAGATCCAGCAGGTTAAGAGTGAAAATCATCAAACTGATTTTACTTATtaaatctttctcattttcttactgAACAGGGAAAACCTGACGGGCAGGGGTTAGAAGCACCAATAGAATGGTATGAAGCTCCAAAGCGGAAAAAGCGGAAAGAGCAGAAGGGCAGAGGAGCTAAAACCGAATAGGCCACataaaagaaaaacgaggaaCATTCCACACTTTCTCAACCTTGAGATGTGATATTAAttatttgttatctatttatattttatttaattgcaCATTGTCTGATAATGAGCAAGATTTTCTGCAACTGCCCTGTAGTGTATAACATCATTGAAACTTCTTTTGTGCACTTGATAAAATTTTAAGATTCTTCATCTTACAAATTTTAGTGTAGGTAATAATTATTAAGTACCATGGACTGTAGATTTTAAACTGGTGCCTGGATTTAGAACCAGCATCTCTGTTAGATTTGCTCTTCTTAAGTAAAGTAAAGTGGAACAACGGAGCATAGTCTGGCATGCAAAATACAAATTTGAGATTAAACTATATTTGTTAGACAagtcttattatatttataaatgagcaGCAGTCCACTAAAGCAGTGGCATTGCTACTGCAGGGCCTGTGCATTTTAAATCAGTGCATCATTTTCTCATTCATAAGGCTGTTGATAAAATGAAAGGGGGTCGATGATGTGCAACATTGATAGAAATCTTGCAtttcttatatatgaatatctgtagcATAAGAATACATATTGATGTTCACTGCAGGTATTGATAGCTATGTCACATGTGCTTCATATTCAGTAGTTACATATCTCTATAcacttttatttttgtaaaagcATTCACTGATACAAAGCAGTCTTCCGAGCAAATAGTTAATCAAATTAAGTGTGATAAacaaaatttatttattaatgcctATTGCAGTGTTGTAGGTGAACCAGCTATATAATAAATGTCTTTGTTAATGCATGTAAATATTGtaaaaaatgtaagaaataaGAGATGTTATAAAATTTCTAAAGAATATTGTCTTtgattttccctttcttgttttatATCCATTAAACTCTATTGattaagtaataattacaattttcCCTTCTTGCTCTGTCTCGTTCAGTGTcagttgcatatgtatatattggtttgTGTGGCTTCACTGGAAGTGCACCCAGCTGTTCCCCCTCAGCAGCCAAAAAGATGATCTGTTTCTCACCTGAACACATATAGAAGATATTTCCAGTAACACATGTACTCTctatcattctcccccctcctctttctctcctctcctttctcctttctcttcttttgcctctctttctcctctcctttctctctcctctttcccctctctcttcttttgcctctctttcttctctcctttctctcctctcctttttcatctctcttcttttgcctctctttcttctctcctttatctctcctctctctctctctctctcacctctctcctctctcctctctctctcacctctctcctctctctctcacctctctcctctctcctttcttctctctctcacctctctcctctctcctctttcctccattttctcctgctctctcctctcttctctctctctctttctcttttttctcttttttctcttttttctctttttctctttctctttctctttctctttctctttctctttctctttctctttctctttctctttctctttctctttctctttctctttctctttctctttctctttctctttctctttctctttctctttctctttctctttctctttctatctctctctctctctctctctctctctctctctctctctctctctctctctctctctctctctctctctctctctctctctctctgtctctcgtaatGCGTAAagcatatgtatagttatatatctatgtatagtcataagtatgtgtacatgtgcgcatGTTGGTTCGCAtatgtgtgggtgcgtatacacatatgtatgcggatatgatgtgtgcatatgtctgtgtgtgtgtgtgtgtgcatgtgtatagtggtgtataatgtaggagtatgtatgcatatgatatgcataataGCATAATTAaggtatatgtttgcatgtgcatgtgaacgAAAAGGGACATGCATAGTACTTCGGACATTTGCGGGTGAATAACAATGTCTGCGtaaatacgcataaataaaatcaatgtataaaatgcaatcacacatatatgcacttctgatactcaagcccatgctcacgggagcataccctggtgtagtgagaaGGTCCGTGCCTTGCTGCTCACAAGTCCACACTCGATAGGGCCaatcctgctggaggggcttatcagtggcatcccggctaaataCTCcgcctcccaccaagatacacatAACCCAGTAGGTGGGGACAACtaggctgtctacctctcaatcaaaaaactTGACTGCACGAACAGAGCGACGTCCCACATTCCCCGGAGGCGgaagagcccctggttacggcgtcgatcaggatcgctccggagcagagggtgccaaaaatctccggttaaaaacatgccgccccacgttgatgaacatttgcacatataatataaatacaatgagaactgaatccgacttgctAGCATTACTTGTGAAACTCTTTTTCATTTAATGGGATATTGTAGGACTCCGTGACGTTAAAGACTGGGCGAAGAACAGATGATATTAAataatggacacgtgctctattggagaggtaaaccccaggggtttacctctccaatagtaTAAACGAATAAGAGATACAATTTAAAGATTGTCCaaatctatgctccaacctgtagCCATAGCGATGAAGTAAAACCCATTTCGCAATAATTATGGAAGATTTTAATATTATaaattgtatttataatataaatacaatgagaactgaatccgacttgctAGCATTACTTGTGAAACTCTTTTTCATTTAATGGGATATTGTAGGACTCCGTGACGTTAAAGACTGGGCGAAGAACAGATGATATTAAataatggacacgtgctctattggagaggtaaaccccagggtaggtttcttagttcacaaacgtttagaaaaaaatatcgtgGAATGCTATAGTATAAACGAATAAGAGATACAATTTAATGATTGTCCaaatctatgctccaacctgtagCCATAGCGATGAAGTAAAACCCATTTCGCAATAATTATGGAAGATTTTAAtgtcaaaataggtaaaaagacaaaaggagactacgtagtggggaatcacggaataggcactagaaatgagaggggacaaatgctaatcgattttacGGAGGCActcaatataatgaatatattcctCGAAAACTAGGGGGAAGTGGACatagaagtcgccatctgacatataaaacgaaattaaattcatgatttcaaacaggcgcgatatagtaaaaaagttattaataaagtaaatgttggcagcgaccacagaATGGTCAGAGGTCGAATTAAatcacacctcagaagggaaaggaacaaactcatacgaaaactgcaGACAAATTTAGCTAGCTTGAAGTCCAGAGCGACAAAAACAAATGTtcgcttctcagcgacgaagatctcaacattgaccaaattacCAAACAATTcggtgacataataaaggaagatgTAGGCGgaaagaacgtcaagcaaagctccagcaagctctagATAGAAACTAAACATGTCATGAgttatgaaagtatcgtcaaacagggacaaaatagaattagctgaactaacaaagtctataaataagaaaaagagagctgtacggaaattcaacactcaaataataaatgaaacagtgatctcaggtaccagcatgaaaacagctaaaaggagactcggaatagggagaaattaaTTATATGCGATAAAGAaaacagacggagaagtgacatataataaaaatgaaatcataagagtagtggaaaatttttacaggaatctatacaactcaaatgaacagccaatcCAATTTTTTtagcaaatgccttctcaacggaaaaaaaactccgaaagcctggaaaatgcaacaattactttgatacatgaaaaaggagatagaaaggatctaaaaaactccCAATCCAGAAGCCTCTTtttagttacttacaaactgttcacaaaactcATCACAACTAgcgtctctgacagtctggaatataaccagcttagagaacaggcaggcttccacagtggattctcaacagaccacatccacacgctcacccaaataagaagaaaataaacgaatataggaaacccctatgtatggcattcatcgattatgaaaaggcatttgactggaCAAATACCAGTAATACTAGAAGCTattgaagacagggagtagaggacgtatattgtaaaatattggaagatatatatatatatatatatatatatatatatatatatatatatatatatatatatattcaagctccacacggaaaccaataaagttagaatggaacggaatgggtatcaaaataggagacaaatacctaaacaatctaagatttgcagatgatattgttctcttcaatgaatcagcaaatgaaatgcagcaaaaaATTATCTGCATAGAGAatgtctgaaagtcggacttaggatgaacaagaaaaagactaagatcaggTTCAACAGTAgatttcaattcgaacagatacatgcacaAGGCGAAGTGCTCGAggaagtggacaagtatatatgcctagggcaactcatacaggcaaacacatctagcgaagaggaaattaagcgacacatcagtataggctggagcgccttcggcagacacagtagcatactaagaggctccttgccattatgtttttaACCAATGACCTATAGATCAGAAGCATGGATtataaccaaattactggaaaggaaactaataagtgcccagagagggacggagaggttgatgttgggaatttgcccaagagatcggatgagggcttTAGGTACTGAGACAAAAGTGAAAGTTATACttatgagcatcaaaaagaaaaagtggCAATAGGCAGGTGatttatgtcggagacaggacgacaggtagacaaagaaagtgacatgctgggttatagataacataaagaggccaaggaccagaccagtgacaagatggcgtgacgaaataacgaaatttgggggccaagactggaaaattcacaagacaaagttggaaaagattgggagaggcctacgtcctgcagtggattaattcaggctaatgatgatgatatctaggtatgtatatttatgtatatacatatatgtgttttatatatttatttatatatctccctttctctctctctctctctctctctctctctctctttctttctcatatatatatatatatatatatatatatgtatatgtatatatatatatatatatgtatatatatatatctgtgtgtgtgtgtgtattgaaatatatatatctata includes:
- the LOC125026610 gene encoding zinc finger and BTB domain-containing protein 24-like isoform X2 codes for the protein MLSMSTPGSSSGSHTCVFCSQAFTCKTDLQTHFRRHANGEIDIKGRPKMQQKAEEKCTIEEEEKVAKEDVIRKSPDEAVGKKTDGSVCDVCGEVFRTVSLAISHKFRKHPESVIKHYCPHCGMMFPIKINRDKHLLTHTGMAPKQLFPCLTCGVAFYNFRARKFHMDSAHKGAIRMVNPIKTPAPSLKIVLNNAGEAHSVYYCHLCGCEYQVKYNLQKHLATRHTEEERDAVPEEVMQCNVCSALFYSKRAYEAHNHHHRESDLYATNEEMRQQVVQRIDQDFDQRRVPTTVERYLSASAISSNRSATWRNIRAAKRNQEITQTSPICEAAQEKSIPLVATDNENSLVHSKPDISTMSNTMGTEPPNVVDCFLQENDSCWESQGQVSRKRLIDDGEEDQEISRLGTVNPDTVMPNPGMILGQSNEDLESNNDEKPQETKVRAEKTQEFGSDTEKQDESEMAEEQDIHQSKGDNNDSEESDGDLVVEKIVGMRKATNGREFLVRWQGFEPADDTWEREEFLSCGNLISDFLKNRKGKPDGQGLEAPIEWYEAPKRKKRKEQKGRGAKTE
- the LOC125026610 gene encoding zinc finger and BTB domain-containing protein 24-like isoform X1, whose product is MLSMSTPGSSSGSHTCVFCSQAFTCKTDLQTHFRRHANGEIDIKGRPKMQQKAEEKCTIEEEEKVAKEDVIRKSPDEAVGKKTDGSVCDVCGEVFRTVSLAISHKFRKHPESVIKHYCPHCGMMFPIKINRDKHLLTHTGMAPKQLFPCLTCGVAFYNFRARKFHMDSAHKGAIRMVNPIKTPAPSLKIVLNNAGEAHSVYYCHLCGCEYQVKYNLQKHLATRHTEEERDAVPEEVMQCNVCSALFYSKRAYEAHNHHHRESDLYATNEEMRQQVVQRIDQDFDQRRVPTTVERYLSASAISSNRSATWRNIRAAKRNQEITQTSPICEAAQEKSIPLVATDNENSLVHSKPDISTMSNTMGTEPPNVVDCFLQENDSCWESQGQVSRKRLIDDGEEDQEISRLGTVNPDTVMPNPGMILGQSNEDLESNNDEKPQETKVRAEKTQEFGSDTEKQDESEMAEEQDIHQSKGDNNDSEESDGDLVVEKIVGMRKATNGREFLVRWQGFEPADDTWEREEFLSCGNLISDFLKNRKSAAVRLGREYKCTCSDDKMSINYDLTFWVWVPHSSYMDQIPGIKLI